The genomic region CCTTGATCATCATAAAGGATGCCAAATCCTTGTGGTACCTGCAAAATCATCAAAGTATGTCAATCAATTAGACCTCTGCAACAAATTttattggagggagtataatttcaGTTGATAACTTACCCTTCCACCTCTTCCACTTCTACCAGCAATTCCACCTCTGCCACATCCTCTTCCATCTCTACCACCTACTGCTCCTCCCCTACCACTTGCTCTGCCACCAATTCCACCTCTACCACCTGCTGCTCCACCTCTGCCACCTAATGTTCCACCTCTTCCACCCCTACCACTATTAATAACCCTGCCACCTCTTCCTATCCTAGTTGGCTGAGCAGTCATTTGATGATGAGCATCAGTAGCTGGATTAGTAGTCTGATGTCTGTTATGAGCAGCTCTAGGTCTTCCCCTTCCTTTTTTAGGTGGTTGAGGAGTGGCTATAGCCTTGTCTTTGTCAGGGCACTTTCTCTTGTTATGGGTTCTAGACTTACATACTGAACAAGTCATCTCTAGGCCATGCTTTGTGAGCTTCCCACTTTTTTTAGGATCTTCAAATGGATCCTTCCTTCTGTTTTTCCTAGGTTTGCCTGGACCTACCTTTATTTGTGGGGGGTTCAAGGGTTGATGAACAATAGGCCAGTGCCTCTCACCTGGTCATGGAGTTATTGATGAACCATATATCCTCAGATAAGTTTCCTTTTTGTAACAATCATCAACATAGTCCTCAGCTTTCTCATATTTGTCAAATATTGCAGCAATTGCATGAGCACAGGGGATACCAGTTAAATTCCACTTTTTACAAGTGCATTCCCTAGTCTGTAAATTAACAGTCAGGTTATCAGTACCATACATTACCTGGTAGACAATATCACTTGATGGCAGAGGTGTGCACATTGCAGCAAGCTCTTTCTCCTTCTCAAGCTTCTCTTGTACCCTAGGGCAGACAAAGATACATTTTTTCTCCATTTCTGTCTTTTTCTTAACCAACCTTTGCATCAAAGCAACCCTTATCTCCTCAAGCATATATATGATATGCTTTGTACGAGCACTTATAATGTAGGCATTGAATGTCTCTGCCATGTTATTAACTATCACATCATTTTTTGAAGTAGTCTTGATGAATGCTCTACAAAAGAGATTTGGGTTGTATGCAAGGAAGGCATCAGCAGCCCTAGGATCCACTTCCCTCATAGCATCTAGCCCATCCTTAAAGTCAGCTTCATTGTAAGCTTTTGCACAAGCCCAAAACATCATCTTCATTTCATCTCCTCTAAATGACTTGTGCCAATTTGCAAAAATGTGTCTAGCACAATGTCTGTGCTCAGCCCTTGGAAACTCCTTGGCCACCATGGTCAATATGCTCTACAAAGCATAATAAAAAAGACACCATCAAGAAGGCAGCATTAACAAGCAAGACAAAATGAAAAATACAGAATATAAGAAAGACAAATTAACTGGTGTTCATCAGAAATAAATGTCCATCCTTCACCAGTTTCTTCACCCAAGCATTTTTTAAGTTCTTTAAAGAACCATTGATAGCTATCATTGTTCTCTCCCTCCACCACAGCCCAAGCAAGTTGATCTGAACCTTGGCCACTTAATATCTTAGATTCAACTTCTAACTGGAGTTGTTTTGCAACTTTTATAGCCTTAACATTCCAATCTTTCAATTTTTTCCTAGCTTCAATTACTTCATCATCATCTGAGGATTGCTCAGATGCAATGTCATTCTCAATTAATTGCTCCAACACCTCATTAGGATCCCCATCTGGACCATCCTCACCATCAACAAAGCCCTCTTCATTAAATTGTTCTAACTGAGGAtcttcatcctcatcctcatcatcaacaaaGCCCTCTTCATTGTCAGGGTCATACCCTGGATCAtcagcctcatcatcatcactttcttCATTCCAAACTATAGGTGGT from Silene latifolia isolate original U9 population chromosome 3, ASM4854445v1, whole genome shotgun sequence harbors:
- the LOC141649661 gene encoding uncharacterized protein LOC141649661; translation: MVAKEFPRAEHRHCARHIFANWHKSFRGDEMKMMFWACAKAYNEADFKDGLDAMREVDPRAADAFLAYNPNLFCRAFIKTTSKNDVIVNNMAETFNAYIISARTKHIIYMLEEIRVALMQRLVKKKTEMEKKCIFVCPRVQEKLEKEKELAAMCTPLPSSDIVYQVMYGTDNLTVNLQTRECTCKKWNLTGIPCAHAIAAIFDKYEKAEDYVDDCYKKETYLRIYGSSITP